A stretch of the Rhizomicrobium sp. genome encodes the following:
- a CDS encoding phosphoenolpyruvate carboxykinase, which produces MSKNGPSAHGLEHQGFRNLTAVNWNLTPAQLYEIAIARGEGHLAKDGPLVVLTGEHTGRSASDKFVVRDDNTESQIWWDNNKPMSPAHFDALHADMMAFAEGRELFAKDLFGGADLSHRLPVRIVTEYAWHSLFVHQLLIRPTAEQLEDFTPEFTIIDLPSFEATPAKHGCASKTVIAVNFTKKLILIGGTSYAGEMKKSVFTIMNYLLPAKRVMSMHCSANVGKDGKSAIFFGLSGTGKTTLSADATRTLVGDDEHGWSEHGVFNIEGGCYAKVIKLSREAEPEIYSTTERFGTVLENVVMDPDTRVLDLDSAHYAENTRAAYPIDFIPNASETGRAGHPKNVIMLTADAFGVLPPIAKLTPSQAMYHFLSGFTAKVAGTEKGLGKEPQPTFSTCFGAPFMPRHPSEYGNLLRDLIGLHQADCWLVNTGWTGGAFGTGSRMPIKATRALLAAALDGSLANAEMRVDPHFRFRVPVAVPGVDSKILNPRDTWADKAGYDAQARKLVTMFRENFKKFEAHVGSDVLDAAPLLAEAAE; this is translated from the coding sequence ATGTCGAAGAATGGGCCGAGCGCTCACGGCCTTGAGCATCAAGGCTTTCGCAATCTCACGGCGGTCAACTGGAATCTCACCCCCGCCCAGCTCTACGAAATCGCCATCGCGCGCGGCGAAGGCCATCTGGCGAAGGACGGCCCGCTGGTCGTCCTGACCGGCGAGCACACCGGCCGCTCGGCGTCCGACAAGTTCGTCGTCCGCGACGACAACACCGAGAGCCAGATCTGGTGGGACAACAACAAGCCGATGTCCCCGGCGCATTTCGATGCGCTCCATGCCGACATGATGGCCTTCGCCGAAGGCCGCGAGCTGTTCGCCAAAGACCTGTTCGGCGGCGCCGATCTCAGCCACCGCCTGCCCGTCCGCATCGTCACCGAATATGCCTGGCACTCGCTGTTCGTACATCAGCTGCTGATCCGCCCGACCGCGGAGCAGCTGGAGGATTTCACGCCCGAGTTCACCATCATCGACCTGCCGAGTTTCGAGGCGACGCCGGCCAAGCATGGCTGCGCCAGCAAGACGGTCATCGCGGTCAACTTCACCAAGAAGCTGATCCTGATCGGCGGCACGTCCTATGCGGGCGAGATGAAGAAGTCCGTCTTCACCATCATGAACTACCTGCTGCCGGCCAAGCGCGTGATGTCGATGCATTGCTCGGCCAATGTCGGCAAGGACGGCAAGAGCGCGATCTTCTTCGGCCTTTCGGGCACCGGCAAGACGACCTTGTCGGCCGACGCAACCCGCACGCTGGTGGGCGACGACGAGCATGGCTGGTCCGAGCATGGCGTCTTCAACATCGAAGGCGGCTGCTACGCCAAGGTGATCAAGCTCAGCCGCGAGGCCGAGCCGGAAATCTACTCGACGACCGAACGCTTCGGCACCGTGCTCGAGAACGTCGTGATGGATCCCGACACGCGCGTCCTCGATCTCGACAGCGCGCACTATGCGGAGAACACCCGCGCCGCCTATCCGATCGACTTCATCCCGAACGCGTCCGAGACAGGCCGCGCCGGCCATCCGAAGAACGTCATCATGCTGACGGCCGACGCCTTCGGCGTGCTGCCGCCGATCGCCAAGCTCACCCCGAGCCAGGCGATGTACCACTTCCTCTCGGGCTTCACGGCGAAGGTCGCGGGTACCGAGAAGGGCCTGGGCAAGGAGCCGCAGCCGACCTTCTCGACCTGCTTCGGCGCGCCCTTCATGCCGCGCCATCCGAGCGAATACGGCAACCTGCTGCGCGACCTGATCGGCCTGCACCAGGCCGATTGCTGGCTGGTCAACACCGGCTGGACCGGCGGCGCGTTCGGAACGGGCTCGCGCATGCCGATCAAGGCCACGCGCGCGCTGCTCGCCGCCGCGCTCGACGGCAGCCTCGCCAATGCCGAGATGCGGGTCGATCCGCATTTCCGCTTCCGGGTGCCGGTCGCGGTGCCGGGGGTGGACAGCAAGATCCTCAACCCGCGCGACACCTGGGCCGACAAGGCCGGCTATGACGCGCAGGCGCGCAAGCTGGTCACCATGTTCCGCGAGAACTTCAAGAAATTCGAGGCGCATGTCGGAAGCGACGTCCTCGACGCCGCCCCGCTGCTTGCGGAAGCGGCGGAGTAG
- the moeB gene encoding molybdopterin-synthase adenylyltransferase MoeB — MTLSDDEIDRYARHLVLREIGGTGQAKLKQARVLVVGAGGLGSPVILYLAAAGVGTIGVVDFDTVSLSNLQRQIAHRNQDIGRAKTESARDAALAINPHVAVVRHDVRLAADNAPALIGGYDIVADGSDNFATRFLVNDACYFAKKTLVSAAVTEFSGQLSTYKAHEAGCPCYRCLFPEAPPPGTVPSCSESGVLGAAAGVMGTLQALEVIKEITGAGESMAGRLLVYEALTTRFRTVTFKPDPACPLCGQAPAIRALAQA, encoded by the coding sequence ATGACACTTTCGGACGACGAGATCGACCGTTACGCCCGCCATCTGGTGCTGCGCGAGATCGGCGGGACCGGCCAGGCGAAGCTCAAACAGGCCCGCGTCCTGGTGGTCGGGGCCGGGGGGCTGGGCAGCCCGGTGATCCTCTATCTCGCGGCGGCCGGGGTCGGGACCATCGGAGTGGTGGATTTCGACACGGTGAGCCTGTCGAACCTGCAGCGCCAGATCGCGCATCGCAACCAAGACATCGGGCGCGCCAAGACGGAATCGGCACGCGACGCGGCCCTGGCGATCAATCCACATGTGGCGGTCGTGCGCCACGATGTGCGTCTCGCGGCCGACAATGCGCCGGCGCTGATCGGGGGTTACGACATCGTGGCCGACGGCTCGGACAATTTCGCGACGCGCTTTCTGGTCAACGACGCCTGCTATTTCGCGAAGAAGACGCTGGTCTCCGCCGCGGTGACCGAATTCTCGGGCCAGCTCTCGACCTATAAGGCGCATGAGGCGGGTTGCCCCTGCTATCGCTGCCTGTTCCCCGAAGCGCCGCCGCCGGGCACCGTTCCGTCCTGCTCGGAGAGCGGCGTGCTGGGTGCCGCGGCAGGCGTCATGGGGACGCTGCAGGCCTTGGAGGTGATCAAGGAGATCACCGGCGCGGGCGAAAGCATGGCGGGCCGCCTGCTGGTTTACGAGGCTTTGACCACGCGCTTCCGCACCGTGACCTTCAAGCCCGACCCCGCCTGCCCCCTTTGCGGCCAGGCGCCGGCCATTCGCGCGCTCGCGCAGGCTTAA
- the pstB gene encoding phosphate ABC transporter ATP-binding protein PstB, which yields MDASIAPKEVKVDIKDLSFYYGGTKALKSVTLPLYDRQVTAFIGPSGCGKSTLLRILNRIYELYPNQRAEGEVVLDGENILSTRIDTNLLRSRVGMVFQKPTPFPMTIYDNVAFGIKLYERMPRSELDGRIEDALQRAALWGEVKDKLKESGLSLSGGQQQRLCIARTVATRPEVILLDEPCSALDPISTAKIEELIDELSADYTIVIVTHNMQQASRASDYTAFMYLGELVEFGPTEKVFTAPDKKHTEQYITGRFG from the coding sequence ATGGACGCGAGCATCGCGCCGAAGGAAGTCAAGGTCGATATCAAGGACCTCAGCTTTTACTACGGCGGCACCAAGGCGCTGAAGAGCGTCACGCTGCCGCTCTATGACCGCCAGGTGACCGCCTTCATCGGCCCGTCGGGCTGCGGCAAGTCCACCCTGCTGCGCATCCTCAACCGGATCTACGAGCTCTATCCCAACCAGCGCGCCGAAGGCGAAGTCGTGCTCGACGGCGAGAACATCCTGTCGACCCGCATCGACACCAATCTCCTGCGCAGCCGCGTCGGCATGGTGTTCCAGAAGCCGACACCCTTCCCGATGACGATCTACGACAACGTCGCGTTCGGCATCAAACTCTATGAGCGCATGCCGCGCTCCGAGCTCGACGGCCGCATCGAGGACGCGCTGCAGCGCGCCGCGCTGTGGGGCGAGGTCAAGGACAAGCTCAAGGAATCCGGCCTGTCGCTCTCGGGCGGCCAGCAGCAGCGCCTGTGCATCGCGCGCACCGTGGCGACGCGTCCCGAAGTGATCCTGCTCGACGAGCCCTGCTCGGCGCTCGATCCCATCTCGACCGCCAAGATCGAAGAGCTGATCGACGAGCTCTCGGCCGACTACACGATCGTGATCGTGACCCACAACATGCAGCAGGCCAGCCGCGCCAGCGACTACACGGCGTTCATGTATCTGGGCGAACTGGTCGAATTCGGTCCGACCGAAAAGGTCTTCACCGCGCCCGACAAGAAGCATACCGAGCAATACATCACCGGCCGCTTCGGCTAG
- the pstC gene encoding phosphate ABC transporter permease subunit PstC, protein MADISVAEQMNSIPQRADAVRKGGARDVRFYYLTLAAALLVLAIFGGVMTALIVGSLPAIKAYGLPFVWTETWNPVTEKFGALAPIYGTLVTSILAMVVAVPVGIGIAIFLTEICPRSLRRVIGIAIELLAGVPSIIYGIWGLFVFAPWFQEHVQTPIVDAVANIPYLQDYLGGPPYGIGLFTSALILSIMVLPFISAVTRDVFETVPSMLKEAAYGLGCTTWEVMWRVVLPFARAGVVGGAMLALGRALGETMAVTFVIGNAHHIHKSLFAPATTISATIANEFTEAVGDLYLSSLIELGLILFFITFVVLAAAQLMLRALERRAGSAS, encoded by the coding sequence ATGGCCGATATTTCCGTTGCCGAACAGATGAACAGCATCCCGCAGAGGGCCGATGCCGTCCGCAAAGGCGGCGCCCGCGATGTCCGCTTCTATTATCTGACGCTTGCCGCGGCGCTTCTCGTCCTGGCGATTTTCGGCGGCGTGATGACCGCGCTGATCGTCGGCTCGCTCCCGGCGATCAAGGCCTATGGCCTGCCCTTCGTCTGGACCGAGACGTGGAATCCGGTGACGGAGAAATTCGGCGCTCTCGCCCCGATCTACGGCACGCTGGTGACGTCGATTCTGGCGATGGTCGTCGCGGTGCCTGTCGGTATCGGCATTGCGATCTTCCTGACCGAGATCTGCCCGCGCTCCCTGCGCCGCGTGATCGGCATCGCCATCGAGCTGCTCGCCGGCGTTCCCTCCATCATCTACGGCATCTGGGGCCTGTTCGTCTTTGCGCCCTGGTTTCAGGAACATGTGCAGACCCCGATCGTCGACGCGGTCGCCAACATCCCCTACCTGCAGGACTATCTGGGCGGCCCGCCTTACGGCATCGGCCTGTTCACCTCGGCGCTGATCCTGTCGATCATGGTGCTGCCCTTCATCTCCGCCGTCACCCGCGACGTGTTCGAGACCGTGCCGTCGATGCTGAAGGAGGCCGCCTACGGCCTGGGCTGCACCACCTGGGAAGTGATGTGGCGCGTCGTGCTGCCCTTCGCGCGCGCCGGCGTCGTCGGCGGCGCGATGCTGGCGCTGGGCCGCGCGCTGGGCGAGACCATGGCGGTCACCTTCGTGATCGGCAATGCGCATCACATCCACAAATCGCTGTTTGCCCCGGCGACCACGATCTCCGCGACCATCGCCAACGAGTTCACCGAGGCGGTCGGCGACCTCTATCTCTCCTCGCTGATCGAGCTCGGCCTCATCCTGTTCTTCATCACCTTCGTGGTGCTCGCCGCCGCCCAGCTCATGCTGCGCGCGCTGGAACGCCGCGCCGGGAGCGCGTCATGA
- the pstA gene encoding phosphate ABC transporter permease PstA, translated as MINRSLYRRRKLWNGFFLIMSTLAAGFGLVWLGFILGALFYNGFSSLSPSVFTEMTPAPGDKGGLANAILGSVLMSSIAVAAGTPLGLLAGTYLAEYGRYGRLAFFVRFVNDILLSAPSIVTGLFIYEIIVLKMGHFSAWAGAASLAVIVIPVVVRTTENMLLLVPNGLREAAAALGAPRSSVIRAVTWRAARAGIVTGVLLAVARISGETAPLLFTALSNQFWSTDLNGPMASLPAIIFNYAMGPYEDLHRLAWAGALLITATVLTLSIIARLLQPKRS; from the coding sequence ATGATCAATCGCTCGCTCTATCGCCGCCGCAAGCTCTGGAACGGCTTCTTCCTCATCATGTCGACGCTCGCCGCCGGCTTCGGCCTGGTGTGGCTCGGCTTCATCCTCGGCGCGCTGTTCTACAACGGCTTCTCCAGCCTCTCGCCCAGCGTCTTCACCGAGATGACGCCGGCGCCGGGCGACAAGGGCGGCCTCGCCAACGCCATCCTCGGCAGCGTGCTGATGAGTTCGATCGCCGTCGCGGCCGGTACGCCGCTCGGTCTGCTCGCGGGCACCTATCTGGCCGAATATGGCCGCTATGGCCGGCTCGCCTTCTTCGTGCGCTTCGTCAACGACATCCTGCTCAGTGCGCCCTCCATCGTCACCGGCCTTTTCATCTATGAGATCATCGTCCTGAAGATGGGCCATTTCTCGGCTTGGGCCGGCGCCGCCTCGCTGGCGGTGATCGTGATCCCCGTGGTGGTGCGCACCACCGAGAACATGCTGCTGCTCGTCCCCAACGGCCTGCGCGAAGCGGCCGCGGCGCTCGGCGCGCCGCGCAGCAGCGTCATCCGGGCGGTGACCTGGCGCGCGGCGCGTGCCGGCATCGTCACCGGCGTCCTGCTCGCCGTCGCGCGCATCTCGGGCGAGACCGCGCCGCTGCTGTTCACGGCGCTCAGCAACCAGTTCTGGTCGACCGATCTCAACGGGCCGATGGCCAGCCTGCCGGCGATCATCTTCAACTACGCCATGGGCCCCTATGAGGACCTGCACCGCCTGGCCTGGGCCGGCGCGCTCCTCATCACCGCGACCGTGCTGACGCTCAGCATCATCGCGCGTCTCCTTCAACCGAAACGGAGTTAG